Proteins from a single region of Nocardiopsis dassonvillei subsp. dassonvillei DSM 43111:
- a CDS encoding pyruvate carboxylase produces the protein MFRKVLVANRGEIAIRALRAGYELGARTVAVFPHEDRGSLHRLKADEAYQIGEPGHPVRAYLSVDEIVGAARRAGADAVYPGYGFLSENPELARACERAGITFVGPPADVLELTGNKASAVAAAREAGVPVLESSEPSDDVEALVAAAERIGFPLFVKAVAGGGGRGMRRVQEPERLREAVEAAMREASAAFGDATVFLERAVVDPRHIEVQILADGEGGVVHLYERDCSLQRRHQKVIELAPAPNLDPDLRDRICADAVRFARRIGYRNAGTVEFLVGADGSHVFIEMNPRIQVEHTVTEEITDVDLVQSQLRIASGETLSDLGISQEGVYVRGAALQCRITTEDPANGFRPDTGTISAYRSPGGSGIRLDGGTSAAGTEISPHFDSLLVKLTCRGRDLATAVSRARRAVAEFRIRSIATNIPFLQAVLDDPDFQAGRITTSFIEERPHLLTARPSADRGTRLLTYLADVTVNKPHGERPQLVDPATKLPPLPEPAGPPPPGSRQRLAELGPEGFARWLRESPNLGVTDTTFRDAHQSLLATRVRTRDLLAAAPAVAHTLPELLSLECWGGATYDVALRFLAEDPWERLAALREAVPNICLQMLLRGRNTVGYTPYPTEVTDAFVREAAETGVDVFRIFDALNDVEQMRPAIEAVRATGTSVAEVALCYTSDLSDPGEKLYTLDYYLKLAERIVDAGAHVLAIKDMAGLLRAPAAAKLVTALRSEFDLPVHVHTHDTPGGQLATYLAAVNAGADAVDGAVASMAGTTSQPSLSAIVAAFDHSEHSTGLSLDAVNELEPYWEAVRRVYAPFEAGLSSPTGRVYHHEIPGGQLSNLRTQAVALGLGEHFEEIEAMYGAADRMLGHLVKVTPSSKVVGDLALHLVGAGVSPADFEADPGRFDVPDSVVGFLRGELGVPPGGWPEPLRTRALQGRSEARPAQELSEQDRAGLAEDRRATLNRLLFPGPTREFEEHRAAYGDTSVLSSADFFYGLRAGEEYAVDLSPGVRLLIQLEAVGEADERGVRTVMATLNDQLRPLQIRDRALASQVRSAEKADRSDPGQVAAPFAGAVTLTVAEGEAVEAGATVATIEAMKMEAAITAPVSGTVTRVAVDRVQKVEGGDLLVCLG, from the coding sequence ATGTTCCGCAAAGTGCTCGTGGCCAACCGGGGCGAGATCGCCATCCGCGCGCTGCGCGCCGGTTACGAGTTGGGCGCCCGCACCGTCGCCGTCTTCCCCCACGAGGACCGCGGCTCCCTGCACCGGCTCAAGGCCGACGAGGCCTACCAGATCGGCGAGCCCGGCCACCCGGTGCGCGCCTACCTGTCCGTGGACGAGATCGTGGGCGCCGCCCGCCGGGCCGGGGCCGACGCCGTCTACCCCGGCTACGGCTTCCTGTCGGAGAACCCCGAGCTGGCCCGCGCGTGCGAGCGCGCCGGGATCACCTTCGTGGGCCCGCCCGCCGACGTGCTGGAACTGACCGGCAACAAGGCCAGTGCCGTGGCCGCCGCCCGGGAGGCGGGCGTGCCCGTCCTGGAGTCCAGCGAGCCCTCCGACGACGTGGAGGCCCTGGTGGCCGCCGCGGAGCGGATCGGCTTCCCGCTCTTCGTCAAGGCCGTGGCCGGAGGGGGCGGGCGGGGCATGCGCCGCGTCCAGGAGCCCGAGCGGCTGCGCGAGGCGGTGGAGGCGGCCATGCGCGAGGCCTCCGCCGCGTTCGGCGACGCCACCGTGTTCCTGGAGCGCGCCGTGGTCGACCCCCGCCACATCGAGGTGCAGATCCTCGCCGACGGCGAGGGCGGCGTCGTGCACCTCTACGAGCGCGACTGCTCCCTCCAGCGGCGCCACCAGAAGGTCATCGAGCTGGCCCCCGCGCCCAACCTCGACCCGGACCTGCGCGACCGCATCTGCGCGGACGCGGTGCGCTTCGCCCGCCGGATCGGCTACCGCAACGCGGGCACGGTCGAGTTCCTGGTCGGCGCGGACGGCAGCCACGTCTTCATCGAGATGAACCCGCGCATCCAGGTCGAGCACACGGTGACCGAGGAGATCACCGACGTGGACCTGGTGCAGTCCCAGCTGCGGATCGCCTCCGGCGAGACCCTGTCCGACCTGGGCATCTCCCAGGAGGGCGTCTACGTGCGCGGCGCGGCGCTCCAGTGCCGCATCACCACCGAGGACCCCGCCAACGGCTTCCGTCCCGACACCGGGACCATCAGCGCCTACCGCTCCCCCGGCGGCTCGGGCATCCGCCTGGACGGCGGCACCTCCGCGGCGGGCACCGAGATCAGCCCGCACTTCGACTCGCTGCTGGTCAAGCTCACCTGCCGGGGCCGCGACCTGGCCACCGCGGTCAGCCGGGCGCGCCGGGCCGTGGCCGAGTTCCGCATCCGCAGCATCGCCACCAACATCCCCTTCCTCCAGGCGGTGCTGGACGACCCCGACTTCCAGGCGGGGCGGATCACCACCTCCTTCATCGAGGAGCGCCCGCACCTGCTGACCGCGCGGCCCTCCGCCGACCGCGGCACGCGCCTGCTCACCTACCTGGCCGACGTCACGGTGAACAAGCCGCACGGGGAGCGCCCCCAGCTGGTGGACCCCGCCACCAAGCTGCCGCCGCTGCCCGAGCCCGCCGGACCGCCGCCCCCGGGTTCGCGCCAGCGCCTGGCCGAACTGGGCCCTGAGGGGTTCGCGCGGTGGCTGCGCGAGTCGCCGAACCTGGGCGTCACCGACACCACCTTCCGCGACGCGCACCAGTCGCTGCTGGCCACCCGGGTGCGCACCCGCGACCTGCTGGCCGCGGCGCCCGCGGTCGCGCACACGCTGCCCGAGCTGCTGTCCCTGGAGTGCTGGGGCGGCGCCACCTACGACGTGGCGCTGCGCTTCCTGGCCGAGGACCCCTGGGAGCGGCTGGCGGCGCTGCGCGAGGCGGTGCCCAACATCTGCCTCCAGATGCTGCTGCGCGGGCGCAACACGGTGGGGTACACCCCCTACCCGACCGAGGTGACCGACGCGTTCGTGCGCGAGGCCGCCGAGACGGGCGTGGACGTCTTCCGGATCTTCGACGCGCTCAACGACGTCGAGCAGATGCGCCCGGCCATCGAGGCCGTGCGCGCGACCGGGACCTCGGTGGCCGAGGTGGCACTGTGCTACACCTCGGACCTGTCCGACCCCGGCGAGAAGCTCTACACGCTGGACTACTACCTCAAACTGGCCGAGCGGATCGTGGACGCGGGCGCGCACGTGCTCGCGATCAAGGACATGGCCGGTCTGCTGCGCGCTCCGGCCGCGGCGAAGCTGGTCACGGCGCTGCGCAGCGAGTTCGACCTGCCGGTGCACGTGCACACCCACGACACCCCGGGCGGGCAGCTGGCCACCTACCTGGCGGCGGTCAACGCCGGGGCGGACGCCGTGGACGGCGCGGTGGCGTCGATGGCGGGCACCACCTCGCAGCCGTCGCTGTCGGCGATCGTGGCCGCCTTCGACCACTCCGAGCACTCCACGGGCCTGAGCCTGGACGCGGTCAACGAACTGGAGCCGTACTGGGAGGCGGTGCGCCGGGTCTACGCGCCCTTCGAGGCCGGGCTGTCCTCGCCCACGGGCCGGGTGTACCACCACGAGATCCCGGGCGGGCAGCTGTCCAACCTGCGCACGCAGGCGGTCGCGCTGGGGCTGGGCGAGCACTTCGAGGAGATCGAGGCGATGTACGGCGCCGCCGACCGGATGCTCGGGCACCTGGTGAAGGTCACCCCCTCCTCCAAGGTCGTGGGCGACCTGGCGCTGCACCTGGTCGGCGCGGGGGTCTCCCCGGCCGACTTCGAGGCCGACCCCGGGCGCTTCGACGTCCCGGACTCGGTGGTGGGGTTCCTGCGCGGTGAGCTGGGCGTCCCGCCCGGCGGGTGGCCCGAGCCCCTCCGCACGCGGGCGCTCCAGGGGCGCTCCGAGGCGCGGCCCGCTCAGGAGCTGAGCGAGCAGGACCGCGCGGGACTGGCCGAGGACCGGCGGGCCACGCTCAACCGGCTGCTCTTCCCCGGTCCGACGCGGGAGTTCGAGGAGCACCGGGCGGCCTACGGCGACACCAGCGTGCTCTCCAGCGCGGACTTCTTCTACGGCCTGCGCGCGGGCGAGGAGTACGCGGTGGACCTGTCGCCGGGCGTGCGGCTGCTCATCCAGCTGGAAGCGGTGGGCGAGGCCGACGAGCGCGGCGTGCGCACGGTGATGGCCACGCTCAACGACCAGCTGCGCCCGCTCCAGATCCGCGACCGGGCCCTGGCCTCGCAGGTGCGGTCCGCCGAGAAGGCGGACCGCAGCGACCCCGGCCAGGTCGCGGCGCCCTTCGCGGGCGCGGTGACCCTGACGGTCGCCGAGGGCGAGGCGGTGGAGGCCGGTGCGACGGTGGCCACCATCGAGGCGATGAAGATGGAGGCCGCGATCACCGCGCCCGTGTCGGGGACGGTCACGCGGGTGGCGGTCGACCGGGTGCAGAAGGTGGAGGGCGGCGACCTGCTGGTCTGCCTC
- a CDS encoding DUF488 domain-containing protein, giving the protein MAPPFLTVGHSDRTFEEFAALLHENGVHVVVDVRRLPGSRRNPQFDGDVLSESLLGVGIRYSRVAELGGRRPVARDVAPEVNGFWRNRSFHNYADHGLSDEFGSGLARLREAGEDHRAAVMCSEAVWWRCHRRIIADHLLARGHEVLHVMAAHRVDAARLTPGAVVHTDRTVTYPVRPSDADGGGDAREDGSPRV; this is encoded by the coding sequence ATGGCTCCGCCGTTCCTCACCGTCGGCCACTCCGACCGCACGTTCGAGGAGTTCGCCGCGCTGTTGCACGAGAACGGCGTGCACGTGGTGGTCGACGTGCGCAGGCTCCCGGGGTCGCGCCGCAACCCGCAGTTCGACGGGGACGTCCTCTCCGAGTCCCTGCTCGGCGTCGGCATACGTTACTCGCGCGTCGCGGAACTCGGCGGTCGGCGCCCGGTCGCCAGGGACGTGGCCCCCGAGGTCAACGGGTTCTGGCGCAACCGCAGTTTCCACAACTACGCCGACCACGGGCTCTCCGACGAGTTCGGCTCGGGGCTCGCCCGGCTGCGCGAGGCGGGCGAGGACCACCGCGCCGCCGTGATGTGCTCGGAGGCGGTGTGGTGGCGCTGCCACCGGCGCATCATCGCCGACCACCTGCTCGCCCGCGGCCACGAGGTCCTCCACGTCATGGCCGCCCACCGCGTGGACGCCGCCCGGCTCACTCCGGGGGCCGTCGTGCACACCGACCGCACCGTCACCTACCCGGTGCGGCCCTCGGACGCGGACGGCGGCGGGGACGCCCGGGAGGACGGGTCCCCCCGGGTGTGA
- a CDS encoding hypervirulence associated TUDOR domain-containing protein, with translation MTRRFDVGDHVSWNSEAGRVSGTITRVHTSDFEFRGRTRRASEDEPQYEIRSDKTDHVAAHKDGALTRVSGDG, from the coding sequence ATGACACGCCGTTTCGACGTCGGTGACCATGTCAGCTGGAACTCCGAGGCCGGACGGGTGTCCGGCACGATCACGAGGGTCCACACCAGCGACTTCGAGTTCAGGGGCCGTACTCGCCGCGCCTCCGAGGACGAGCCGCAGTACGAGATCAGGAGCGACAAGACCGACCACGTCGCGGCGCACAAGGACGGGGCCCTGACCCGCGTGTCCGGCGACGGCTAG
- a CDS encoding TetR family transcriptional regulator — translation MTAEPFHDEESALPLRERKKLRTRRVLADTALRMFLERGFDQTTLDDLVATAEVSVRTFFRYYSSKEEVALAAEGELWEAYAAEVERMSVTGPVLPLLRDCYANAVRGLPGDWTERYLATRKLVARNPVLNAHHAGSVQALRVRLTELLEEETGTDSRADVRLRLVSEMALAAVRYGSMNWVRAYRHSDRTGDAATLLAEVTAAFDALPCALTLSPDTLAPFD, via the coding sequence ATGACCGCCGAGCCCTTCCACGACGAGGAGTCCGCACTCCCCCTGCGCGAACGCAAGAAGCTGCGCACGCGGCGGGTGCTCGCCGACACCGCGCTTCGGATGTTCCTGGAGCGGGGCTTCGACCAGACCACGCTGGACGACCTGGTGGCCACGGCCGAGGTGTCGGTGCGCACCTTCTTCCGCTACTACTCCTCCAAGGAGGAGGTCGCCCTGGCCGCCGAGGGCGAACTGTGGGAGGCCTACGCCGCCGAGGTGGAGCGCATGAGCGTCACCGGCCCCGTCCTGCCCCTCCTGCGCGACTGCTACGCGAACGCGGTGCGCGGCCTGCCAGGCGACTGGACCGAGCGCTACCTGGCCACCCGGAAACTGGTCGCCCGCAATCCGGTGCTGAACGCGCACCACGCTGGCTCCGTCCAGGCCCTCCGGGTGCGGCTGACCGAACTGCTGGAGGAGGAGACCGGCACCGACAGCCGGGCGGACGTGCGGCTGCGGCTGGTCAGTGAGATGGCCCTGGCCGCGGTGCGCTACGGGAGCATGAACTGGGTCCGTGCCTACCGGCACAGCGACCGCACCGGCGACGCCGCGACGCTCCTCGCCGAGGTCACCGCCGCCTTCGACGCCCTGCCCTGCGCGCTGACGCTGTCACCGGACACGCTCGCGCCCTTCGACTGA
- a CDS encoding hemerythrin domain-containing protein — MSDRTAAPVPEGQRIEALGDQLVKIHDMLRGELASLRRDLAGGGAPSGVPAPLDEQLRKKCLSFCDFLHGHHTAEDKGMLPGLARSHPGLAPVLERLTREHVLVSRSLDRIRALLEGGEAAGLRDEVERLAAEVEAHLDYEERQIVEALNSYGPVTL, encoded by the coding sequence ATGAGCGACCGGACCGCCGCCCCCGTCCCCGAGGGACAGCGCATCGAGGCGCTGGGCGACCAGCTCGTCAAGATCCACGACATGCTGCGGGGCGAACTCGCCTCGCTGCGCCGCGACCTCGCCGGGGGAGGCGCCCCCTCCGGGGTCCCGGCGCCCCTGGACGAGCAGCTGCGCAAGAAGTGCCTGTCCTTCTGCGACTTCCTGCACGGCCACCACACCGCCGAGGACAAGGGCATGCTGCCCGGACTGGCCAGGAGCCACCCCGGGCTCGCGCCCGTCCTGGAGCGCCTGACCCGGGAGCACGTGCTCGTCAGCCGGTCGCTGGACCGCATCCGCGCGCTCCTGGAGGGCGGGGAGGCGGCCGGGCTCCGCGACGAGGTCGAGCGCCTGGCCGCCGAGGTGGAGGCGCACCTGGACTACGAGGAGCGCCAGATCGTGGAGGCGCTGAACTCCTACGGCCCCGTCACGCTCTGA
- a CDS encoding suppressor of fused domain protein: MATGEDARIAALERHVREFWQGHAVEPVTWEDNPVLDLAPGFATYRVAPRNEGEGWTYVTVGSSVHEAGGGTEFFLVAPTAERAHAETLGMVSHLHSFEEYRLDVGSVIDLGGPWTDGSRMDHLLVSPPYPYGPALEWAPEEAGGARFLWLLPIHRSEAALIGTESLDAFEELLEAEGVNVLDLDRPPLF; the protein is encoded by the coding sequence TTGGCGACCGGGGAGGACGCGCGGATCGCCGCGCTGGAGCGGCACGTTCGGGAGTTCTGGCAGGGGCACGCCGTGGAGCCCGTCACCTGGGAGGACAACCCCGTCCTCGACCTGGCTCCCGGCTTCGCCACCTACCGGGTGGCGCCCAGGAACGAGGGCGAGGGCTGGACCTACGTGACGGTCGGCTCGTCCGTCCACGAGGCCGGGGGCGGCACCGAGTTCTTCCTCGTGGCGCCGACCGCGGAGCGGGCCCACGCCGAGACCCTGGGCATGGTGAGCCACCTGCACTCCTTCGAGGAGTACCGCCTCGACGTCGGTTCCGTCATCGACCTCGGCGGCCCCTGGACGGACGGCTCCCGCATGGACCACCTGCTGGTGAGCCCGCCCTATCCGTACGGACCCGCGTTGGAGTGGGCGCCCGAGGAGGCCGGGGGAGCGCGGTTCCTGTGGTTGCTGCCGATCCACCGCAGTGAGGCGGCCCTCATCGGAACCGAGTCGCTCGACGCCTTCGAGGAACTCCTGGAGGCGGAGGGCGTCAACGTCCTGGACCTGGACCGCCCTCCTCTCTTCTGA